A genomic region of Ensifer adhaerens contains the following coding sequences:
- a CDS encoding acyloxyacyl hydrolase, producing MPLPFSSASSRRVASLLLATTTLITAAPAVAADGVFDEMRFGVTTSIAAGGKQEDGVFPSFTVYFDPFDADGAVDLGEKLLRPRVYTGAAVATASNGVNQAYGGLSWTFDMTKRLFVEFGAGGTVHDGDLDNHSGSGPQLGCRFLFREYAAAGVRLDEHWNVSATVEHASHANLCDGPNNGLTRAGLALGYKF from the coding sequence ATGCCGCTACCGTTCAGCTCCGCCTCATCGCGTCGCGTCGCATCCCTTCTTCTCGCTACGACCACATTGATCACCGCCGCGCCGGCGGTGGCTGCGGATGGTGTCTTCGACGAAATGCGCTTCGGCGTGACGACGTCGATTGCTGCCGGCGGCAAGCAGGAAGACGGGGTGTTTCCGTCGTTCACCGTGTATTTCGACCCGTTCGATGCAGATGGCGCCGTCGATCTCGGCGAGAAGCTGCTGCGTCCGCGGGTCTATACCGGTGCGGCCGTTGCAACCGCGTCCAACGGTGTCAATCAGGCCTATGGTGGCTTGAGCTGGACCTTCGACATGACGAAGCGCCTCTTCGTCGAGTTCGGCGCCGGCGGTACGGTTCATGACGGCGACCTCGACAACCACAGCGGCTCCGGTCCCCAGCTCGGCTGCCGCTTCCTCTTCCGCGAATATGCCGCTGCCGGCGTTCGCCTGGACGAGCACTGGAACGTTTCGGCGACCGTGGAACACGCGTCTCATGCCAATCTGTGCGACGGCCCAAACAATGGCCTGACACGCGCCGGTCTCGCGCTCGGCTACAAGTTCTGA
- the purL gene encoding phosphoribosylformylglycinamidine synthase subunit PurL — protein sequence MTISNTRPITPDLIASHGLKPDEYERILSLIGREPTFTELGIFSAMWNEHCSYKSSKKWLRTLPTKGPRVIQGPGENAGVVDIDDGDCVVFKMESHNHPSYIEPYQGAATGVGGILRDVFTMGARPVAAMNALRFGSPDHPKTRHLVSGVVAGVGGYGNSFGVPTVGGEVEFDARYNGNILVNAFAAGLAKSDAIFYSKAEGVGLPVVYLGAKTGRDGVGGATMASAEFDESIEEKRPTVQVGDPFTEKCLLEACLELMQTGAVIAIQDMGAAGLTCSAVEMGAKGDLGIELNLDSVPVREERMTAYEMMLSESQERMLMVLEPAKEEVAKAIFVKWGLDFAIVGKTTDDLRFRILHQGEEVANLPIKELGDEAPEYDRPWTPAKTTAPLATNDIPAADVADALVKLVGSANNSSRRWVYEQYDTLIQGNSLQLPGGDAGVVRVEGHASKALAFSSDVTPRYVEADPYEGGKQAVAECWRNLTATGSLPLAATDNLNFGNPERPEIMSQLVHAIKGIGEACTALDFPIVSGNVSLYNETNGQAILPTPTIGGVGLIRDWSKMARIRFAAEGETILLAGAPAGLGSHIAQSVYMRDVHGRTDGPAPHVDLAHERKVGDFVRGLIVDGLVTAVHDCSSGGLALAVAEMAMASGIGAAVDAVAGHDPIATFYGEDQGRYVVTVAAGALDAVAARAKAAGVSLPVIGKTGGDAVKLGDAKAVSVADLRAAHEAWFPEFMQGDLAPEN from the coding sequence ATGACGATTTCCAACACCCGCCCCATCACCCCGGACCTCATCGCATCGCACGGGCTGAAGCCTGACGAGTACGAGCGCATTCTGAGCCTGATCGGACGCGAGCCGACCTTTACCGAACTCGGTATCTTCTCGGCCATGTGGAACGAGCACTGCTCCTACAAATCTTCGAAAAAGTGGCTGCGCACGCTGCCGACCAAGGGGCCGCGCGTCATCCAGGGCCCCGGCGAAAACGCCGGCGTGGTCGACATCGATGACGGCGACTGCGTCGTCTTCAAGATGGAGAGCCACAACCACCCGTCCTATATCGAGCCCTATCAGGGCGCTGCGACCGGCGTCGGCGGCATCCTGCGCGACGTCTTCACCATGGGCGCCCGTCCCGTCGCGGCGATGAACGCGCTGCGCTTCGGTTCGCCGGATCATCCGAAGACCCGCCACCTCGTTTCCGGCGTCGTTGCCGGTGTCGGCGGCTACGGCAACTCCTTCGGCGTTCCGACTGTCGGCGGCGAAGTCGAGTTCGACGCCCGCTACAACGGCAACATCCTCGTCAACGCCTTTGCTGCCGGCCTCGCCAAGAGCGACGCGATCTTCTACTCGAAGGCTGAAGGTGTCGGCCTTCCGGTCGTCTATCTCGGCGCCAAGACCGGCCGTGATGGTGTCGGTGGCGCGACCATGGCGTCTGCCGAATTCGACGAGTCGATCGAAGAGAAGCGCCCGACCGTTCAGGTCGGCGACCCCTTCACCGAAAAGTGCCTGCTCGAAGCCTGCCTCGAGCTGATGCAGACCGGCGCCGTTATCGCCATCCAGGACATGGGTGCAGCCGGCCTAACCTGCTCGGCGGTCGAAATGGGCGCCAAGGGCGACCTCGGCATCGAGCTCAACCTCGATAGCGTTCCGGTCCGTGAAGAGCGCATGACGGCTTACGAAATGATGCTGTCGGAAAGCCAGGAGCGCATGCTCATGGTGCTGGAGCCCGCGAAGGAAGAAGTCGCCAAGGCGATCTTCGTCAAGTGGGGCCTCGATTTTGCGATCGTCGGCAAGACCACCGACGACCTGCGTTTCCGCATCCTGCACCAGGGCGAGGAAGTCGCAAACCTGCCGATCAAGGAACTGGGCGACGAAGCCCCGGAATATGATCGTCCCTGGACCCCGGCCAAGACCACGGCACCGCTTGCGACCAACGACATTCCGGCCGCCGATGTCGCCGACGCGCTCGTCAAGCTTGTCGGTTCGGCCAACAACTCCTCGCGCCGTTGGGTTTACGAGCAGTACGACACGCTGATCCAGGGCAATTCGCTGCAGCTTCCCGGCGGCGACGCCGGCGTCGTCCGCGTCGAAGGTCATGCCTCAAAGGCGCTCGCCTTCTCGTCCGACGTGACGCCGCGCTATGTCGAAGCCGATCCTTACGAAGGCGGCAAGCAGGCGGTCGCCGAGTGCTGGCGCAACCTGACGGCAACCGGATCACTGCCGCTGGCAGCCACCGACAACCTCAACTTCGGAAACCCGGAACGCCCCGAAATCATGAGTCAGCTGGTTCATGCCATCAAGGGCATCGGCGAGGCCTGCACCGCGCTCGACTTCCCGATCGTGTCGGGCAACGTCTCGCTCTACAACGAGACCAACGGCCAGGCGATCCTGCCGACCCCGACGATCGGCGGCGTTGGCCTGATCAGGGACTGGTCGAAGATGGCGCGCATCCGCTTTGCCGCTGAAGGCGAGACGATCCTGCTCGCCGGCGCCCCTGCTGGCCTCGGCTCCCATATCGCCCAGTCCGTCTACATGCGCGACGTCCACGGCCGTACTGACGGTCCGGCACCGCATGTCGACCTCGCGCACGAGCGCAAGGTTGGCGACTTCGTCCGCGGCCTGATCGTCGACGGTCTCGTGACCGCCGTTCACGATTGCTCGTCGGGCGGACTTGCACTTGCCGTTGCCGAAATGGCGATGGCATCGGGCATCGGCGCTGCCGTCGACGCCGTTGCCGGTCATGACCCGATTGCCACCTTCTACGGTGAAGACCAGGGTCGCTATGTCGTGACCGTCGCTGCCGGCGCGCTCGATGCGGTTGCCGCCCGTGCGAAGGCTGCAGGCGTCTCGCTCCCCGTGATCGGCAAGACCGGCGGCGACGCCGTCAAGCTCGGCGACGCCAAGGCGGTTTCGGTCGCAGATCTGCGTGCCGCCCACGAGGCCTGGTTCCCGGAATTCATGCAGGGCGACCTCGCACCGGAGAACTGA
- a CDS encoding LysR family transcriptional regulator — translation MFDWNDLKYFLAVARTGSTLAAARSLKVNQTTVARRIDALERGLGLTLFVRLPNGYRLTERGEATVALAEQVEQGASTLADTARGWNRTIAGTVRVTTTEILAIDVVAPLVAELRSQHPSLSIELIADDRRLDLSCGEVDVALRVGSCPEEPGIVRRRLATSVWALHCARSYAERHGLPGTIADLGRHEIVGGTGSLKELGPLVALRKAAPDAPIGIRCNSVPNLIAAVRSGMAIGPLPCWAAFEDDGLLRCPVPELEARSDIWLLYHESLRESPHVRLFREAVTARFEVVRHRFEGRSAPGVQAV, via the coding sequence ATGTTCGATTGGAACGACCTGAAATATTTTCTCGCCGTGGCGCGCACCGGCTCCACGCTTGCGGCTGCTCGCAGCCTCAAGGTCAATCAGACGACCGTCGCACGCCGGATCGACGCGCTCGAACGCGGTCTCGGCCTCACCCTCTTCGTGCGCCTTCCGAACGGCTATCGCCTGACGGAGCGCGGGGAAGCGACCGTCGCGCTCGCCGAGCAGGTCGAGCAAGGCGCGAGCACGCTCGCCGACACGGCCCGCGGCTGGAACCGGACGATTGCCGGCACCGTGCGTGTGACCACTACGGAGATTCTTGCCATCGACGTTGTGGCGCCGTTGGTCGCCGAACTGCGCAGTCAGCACCCGTCATTGTCTATTGAGTTGATCGCCGACGACCGCCGGCTCGATCTTTCGTGCGGTGAAGTGGATGTCGCGTTGCGTGTCGGCTCCTGTCCCGAAGAGCCGGGTATCGTCCGGCGCCGGCTTGCAACCAGCGTCTGGGCGCTTCATTGCGCCCGATCCTACGCCGAGCGCCACGGCTTGCCGGGCACCATTGCCGACCTCGGCCGGCATGAGATCGTTGGCGGAACTGGCAGTCTCAAGGAATTGGGCCCGCTCGTTGCCTTGCGCAAAGCGGCACCCGACGCCCCGATCGGCATCCGCTGCAATTCCGTGCCCAATCTGATAGCCGCAGTGCGCTCCGGGATGGCCATCGGCCCGCTTCCCTGCTGGGCTGCCTTCGAGGACGATGGCTTGCTGCGCTGTCCTGTTCCGGAGCTCGAGGCCCGTTCGGACATTTGGCTCCTCTATCACGAAAGCCTGCGTGAGAGCCCACATGTCCGGCTGTTCCGCGAAGCGGTGACGGCGCGCTTTGAAGTCGTCCGCCACCGGTTCGAGGGACGCTCCGCCCCGGGGGTTCAAGCGGTTTAA
- a CDS encoding ester cyclase, translating into MNAGDIEALRPLFATDAEIQGVVGAGAFDFAARVWHDLHHGLNMRLDVLSMVAYEDTVAVRLRETGKWTGPFLDFNQPTGRSYELLAIEWFEFKAGKIARRWGARDGGAQARQLGFPEAASHCPAGKEEEF; encoded by the coding sequence ATGAATGCAGGCGACATCGAGGCCCTGCGTCCGCTCTTTGCCACCGACGCGGAGATTCAGGGCGTGGTGGGTGCCGGCGCCTTCGATTTTGCCGCACGGGTCTGGCACGATCTTCACCACGGGCTGAACATGAGGCTCGACGTCCTGTCCATGGTCGCATACGAAGACACCGTCGCGGTTCGCCTGCGCGAAACCGGCAAATGGACCGGCCCGTTTCTGGACTTCAATCAACCGACGGGCCGCTCTTACGAGTTGCTTGCGATTGAATGGTTCGAGTTCAAGGCTGGCAAGATCGCACGGCGGTGGGGCGCGCGAGACGGCGGCGCACAGGCGCGGCAACTGGGTTTTCCGGAGGCCGCCAGCCATTGTCCGGCGGGTAAGGAAGAGGAGTTTTAA
- a CDS encoding BolA family protein produces MPMTPGDIEDMIKAGIPGAKVTIRDLAGDGDHYAAEVVAEAFRGKTRVQQHQMVYNALKGNMGGVLHALALQTSAPE; encoded by the coding sequence ATGCCCATGACACCAGGCGACATCGAAGACATGATCAAGGCCGGGATTCCCGGAGCCAAGGTCACGATCCGCGATCTGGCCGGTGACGGCGACCACTATGCCGCCGAAGTCGTGGCCGAAGCGTTTCGTGGCAAGACTCGCGTGCAGCAGCACCAGATGGTCTACAACGCGCTCAAGGGCAACATGGGGGGTGTCTTGCACGCCCTCGCCCTGCAGACGAGCGCGCCGGAGTGA
- the grxD gene encoding Grx4 family monothiol glutaredoxin: protein MSGIHEFIDNEVKTNDVVLFMKGTPQFPQCGFSGQVVQILDYIGVDYKGVNVLADADLRQGIKDYSNWPTIPQLYVKGEFVGGCDIVREMFQAGELQSHLEAQGIAVKGAAA from the coding sequence ATGAGCGGAATTCACGAATTCATCGACAATGAAGTCAAGACGAACGATGTGGTGCTCTTCATGAAGGGTACGCCGCAGTTCCCGCAGTGTGGCTTCTCCGGTCAGGTGGTCCAGATTCTCGATTACATCGGCGTCGACTACAAGGGCGTCAATGTGCTCGCCGACGCGGACCTGCGCCAGGGCATCAAGGATTACTCCAATTGGCCGACGATCCCCCAGCTCTACGTCAAGGGCGAATTCGTTGGCGGTTGCGACATCGTGCGCGAGATGTTCCAGGCCGGCGAACTGCAGTCGCACCTTGAGGCGCAGGGTATTGCCGTCAAGGGTGCCGCTGCCTGA
- a CDS encoding multidrug effflux MFS transporter yields the protein MTSTTNDDARPGLTKFQFIALMAMLMATNAISIDIMLPGLQQIGASLGVASENERQYIITAYLLGMGVAQLFFGPLSDRFGRKPPLLAGLVLYALCALAIAVVPSFGLMLALRFVQGAGAAATRVITISIVRDVYGGRQMAEVMSLVMMVFMIVPVIAPSIGQLIISFAEWHMIFVVVAVYAVMIIALVVSKLDETLDPAHRRDFTPSVILSGFRIVLTNRLSLLYTLATSVILGALFGFINSAQQVLVGVYGLGVWFPLVFAAFAGMMAVASFTNSRLVRRFGMRPLSHAALCGFTLASFVWMSASLYGPLPFPVFVVLYCATMFQFGLIAPNFNAMAMEPLGHVAGTASSVLGFMQTIGGSMIGAFIGQSFDGTATPLATGYFTVAAIGLVFVFIAERGKLFKPHHQPAG from the coding sequence ATGACAAGCACGACCAACGACGACGCCCGGCCCGGCCTCACGAAATTCCAGTTCATTGCATTGATGGCCATGCTGATGGCGACCAACGCGATCTCGATCGACATCATGCTTCCCGGCCTGCAGCAGATCGGCGCGAGCCTTGGCGTTGCCTCCGAAAATGAGCGGCAGTACATCATTACCGCCTATCTGCTCGGCATGGGCGTGGCACAACTGTTCTTCGGCCCGCTGTCGGATCGGTTCGGCCGTAAGCCGCCGCTTCTCGCTGGCCTCGTTCTCTACGCACTTTGTGCGCTCGCAATCGCCGTCGTGCCAAGCTTCGGCCTCATGCTGGCGTTGCGCTTCGTCCAGGGCGCGGGTGCGGCGGCGACGCGCGTCATCACCATTTCGATCGTGCGCGACGTCTATGGCGGCCGGCAGATGGCGGAGGTCATGTCGCTGGTCATGATGGTGTTCATGATCGTTCCGGTCATCGCGCCCAGCATAGGTCAGCTCATCATCAGCTTTGCGGAATGGCACATGATCTTCGTGGTCGTCGCAGTCTATGCGGTGATGATCATCGCGCTCGTCGTTTCAAAGCTTGACGAAACCCTTGATCCGGCGCATCGCCGCGACTTCACGCCGTCGGTCATCCTCAGCGGTTTCCGCATCGTGCTGACCAACCGGCTGTCGCTGCTCTATACGCTCGCGACCTCTGTGATCCTTGGCGCGCTCTTCGGGTTCATCAACTCGGCGCAACAGGTGCTCGTCGGCGTCTACGGCCTAGGCGTGTGGTTTCCGCTTGTCTTCGCGGCGTTTGCCGGTATGATGGCGGTCGCTTCCTTCACCAACTCCCGCCTCGTCCGCCGCTTCGGCATGCGGCCGCTTTCGCACGCAGCGCTCTGCGGCTTCACGCTCGCAAGTTTCGTCTGGATGTCGGCCTCACTCTATGGACCGTTGCCCTTCCCGGTTTTCGTCGTGCTCTACTGCGCCACGATGTTCCAGTTCGGGTTGATCGCGCCAAACTTCAACGCCATGGCCATGGAGCCGCTCGGACACGTCGCCGGAACCGCGTCCTCCGTGCTCGGCTTCATGCAGACGATCGGTGGAAGCATGATCGGAGCCTTCATCGGCCAGTCTTTCGACGGTACGGCTACACCCCTTGCCACTGGCTACTTCACCGTTGCCGCGATTGGTCTCGTTTTCGTTTTCATCGCCGAACGCGGCAAGCTGTTCAAACCGCACCATCAGCCGGCCGGCTGA
- a CDS encoding multidrug effflux MFS transporter, whose amino-acid sequence MSTTANQSEHIDGVSGAQRLNMGIVEFIITIAVMTASVAIAIDSMLPALPAIGQSLNVANTNDSQLVIGVFFLGFGLSQIFFGSLSDAFGRRKVLLGGLAFFTVSMFSAALTQSFETLLILRFIQGIGAAAIRITTMAIVRDCFGGREMARVMSYVMIVFMIVPIVAPSIGQLVILYANWHWIFILIGVIGAILFVWAFSRMKESLPREERMPLSVGAVVSGFKTVLTNRITCGYMIGMTLFTAVICAYIVTVQQIFGEVYGLGDWLPIAFAGTAGGIAVANFANGFFVRSFGMRRISHVSMILFTLISVAGFVMSLSGTPAFVVSYLMFSVLLMFFAVIATNFTAISLEPMGHLAGTATAITGFVSTTGGALIGGAVGQLFNGTLQPLLGGFALFGILTILATLWAEKGKLFTHPGDKDVSMDHGGGHM is encoded by the coding sequence ATGTCCACCACTGCCAATCAATCCGAACATATCGACGGGGTTTCCGGGGCTCAGCGCCTCAACATGGGGATCGTCGAGTTCATCATCACCATCGCCGTCATGACGGCGAGCGTCGCCATCGCCATCGACAGCATGCTGCCGGCGTTGCCGGCCATCGGCCAGTCGCTGAACGTCGCCAACACCAACGATAGCCAGCTGGTGATTGGCGTCTTCTTCCTCGGCTTCGGCCTTTCGCAGATCTTCTTCGGCAGTCTTTCCGACGCCTTCGGCCGTCGCAAGGTACTGCTGGGCGGCCTCGCGTTCTTCACCGTGTCGATGTTTTCGGCTGCGCTTACCCAGAGCTTTGAGACGCTGCTCATCCTGCGCTTCATTCAGGGTATCGGCGCCGCCGCGATCCGCATCACCACCATGGCGATCGTGCGCGACTGCTTTGGCGGCCGCGAGATGGCGCGCGTCATGTCCTATGTCATGATCGTGTTCATGATCGTGCCGATCGTCGCCCCTTCGATCGGCCAGCTCGTGATCCTCTACGCCAACTGGCACTGGATTTTCATCCTGATCGGCGTCATCGGAGCGATCCTGTTCGTCTGGGCCTTTTCCCGCATGAAGGAGTCCCTGCCCCGCGAGGAGCGCATGCCGCTTTCCGTCGGTGCGGTCGTTTCCGGTTTCAAGACCGTTCTTACCAATCGCATCACCTGCGGCTACATGATCGGCATGACGCTCTTCACCGCCGTTATCTGCGCCTACATCGTCACGGTTCAGCAGATCTTCGGCGAGGTTTATGGCCTCGGCGACTGGCTGCCGATCGCCTTTGCCGGCACGGCGGGCGGCATCGCGGTCGCGAATTTCGCCAACGGCTTCTTCGTCCGCAGCTTCGGCATGCGCCGCATCTCGCACGTCTCGATGATCCTGTTCACGCTGATCTCGGTCGCGGGCTTCGTGATGTCACTCTCCGGCACGCCGGCCTTCGTCGTCAGCTACCTGATGTTCTCGGTGCTGCTGATGTTCTTTGCGGTCATCGCGACGAACTTTACTGCAATCAGCCTGGAGCCGATGGGCCACCTCGCCGGCACGGCAACGGCCATCACCGGCTTCGTCTCCACAACCGGTGGCGCCTTGATCGGCGGCGCCGTTGGCCAGCTCTTCAACGGTACGCTGCAGCCGCTTCTCGGTGGTTTCGCCCTCTTCGGCATCCTGACCATCCTGGCGACGCTCTGGGCCGAGAAGGGCAAACTCTTCACTCATCCCGGCGACAAAGACGTCTCCATGGATCACGGCGGCGGCCATATGTAA
- a CDS encoding inositol monophosphatase family protein, with translation MSHSVDIAGLANLMQEAAVKEILPRFRNLGVDDVRMKSEAIDLVTEADEAAERLIKSRMEDIAPGALFVGEESVAADPALLDKLADADLAVVVDPIDGTFNFAAGVPLFGVMASVVAKGETVAGIIYDPLGNDWVIAEKGSGAWMCRPDGTQERMSVTAGVPLEAMVGGASTGFYQQEARREVMANMAKVRIATSYRCAAHEYRMLAGGHIHFLMYQKLMPWDHLAGTLISQEAGAYAARFDGSPYLPAHLNGGLLLATDKESWETLRREVFTV, from the coding sequence ATGAGCCATTCCGTCGACATCGCCGGCCTCGCCAACCTCATGCAGGAGGCGGCGGTCAAAGAAATCCTGCCGCGGTTCCGCAATCTCGGGGTGGACGATGTCCGGATGAAGTCGGAAGCGATCGATCTCGTGACCGAAGCCGACGAGGCAGCCGAACGGCTGATCAAGTCCCGTATGGAAGACATAGCGCCCGGCGCGCTGTTCGTTGGCGAAGAATCGGTCGCCGCCGACCCGGCGCTGCTCGACAAGCTTGCCGATGCCGACCTCGCCGTTGTCGTCGACCCGATCGATGGCACCTTCAATTTCGCTGCCGGCGTTCCGCTTTTCGGCGTCATGGCGAGCGTCGTTGCGAAGGGTGAGACGGTTGCCGGCATCATCTACGATCCGCTCGGCAACGACTGGGTGATCGCGGAGAAGGGCTCGGGTGCCTGGATGTGCCGCCCGGATGGAACGCAGGAGCGCATGTCGGTCACCGCCGGCGTGCCGCTCGAAGCCATGGTCGGCGGGGCGTCGACCGGTTTCTACCAGCAGGAAGCACGACGCGAAGTCATGGCCAACATGGCCAAGGTCCGCATCGCCACCAGCTATCGCTGTGCCGCGCATGAGTACCGCATGCTTGCCGGCGGCCACATTCACTTCCTGATGTACCAGAAGCTGATGCCCTGGGATCATCTCGCCGGCACGCTGATCTCGCAGGAAGCCGGTGCCTATGCCGCCCGCTTCGACGGTTCGCCCTATCTGCCGGCCCATCTCAATGGCGGACTTCTGCTGGCGACAGACAAGGAAAGCTGGGAGACGCTTCGCCGCGAAGTCTTCACGGTCTGA
- the ttcA gene encoding tRNA 2-thiocytidine(32) synthetase TtcA, which translates to MDLSLTSSQDPVEATFDEVEIDAGTHPLFSRMPSSVSFNKLRKRLLRQTRQALDDFGMLKGSKRWLIGLSGGKDSYSLLALLMDLQWRGLLPVELIACNLDQGQPNFPKHILPEYLASIGVKHRIEYRDTYSIVKEKVPTGATYCSLCSRLRRGNLYRVAREEGCDALVLGHHREDILETFFMNFFHGGRLASMPAKLLNDEGDLMVLRPLAYAAEDDLAKFAAAMEFPIIPCDLCGSQDGLERNAMKAMLSDIERRMPGRKDTMLRALGHVNPSHLLDPKLFDFQSLTPEPKE; encoded by the coding sequence ATGGACCTTTCGCTCACGTCGTCGCAAGACCCGGTCGAAGCCACTTTCGATGAGGTCGAGATCGACGCCGGCACGCATCCGCTGTTCAGCCGCATGCCGTCCTCCGTCTCGTTCAACAAGCTGCGCAAGCGCCTGCTGCGCCAGACCCGCCAAGCGCTCGACGACTTCGGCATGCTGAAAGGCTCGAAGCGCTGGCTGATCGGTCTTTCCGGCGGCAAGGACAGCTATAGCCTGCTGGCGCTGCTCATGGATCTGCAATGGCGCGGGCTGCTGCCGGTGGAGCTGATCGCCTGCAATCTCGACCAGGGGCAGCCGAACTTCCCGAAGCATATCCTGCCGGAGTACCTGGCATCGATCGGCGTCAAGCATCGCATCGAATATCGTGACACCTATTCGATCGTGAAGGAGAAGGTGCCGACGGGTGCCACCTACTGCTCCCTCTGTTCGCGGCTGCGCCGCGGCAACCTCTACCGCGTCGCCCGCGAAGAGGGCTGCGACGCGCTGGTTCTCGGCCACCACCGCGAGGACATCCTCGAAACCTTCTTCATGAACTTTTTCCATGGCGGCCGGCTCGCCTCGATGCCGGCAAAGCTCCTCAACGACGAAGGCGATTTGATGGTACTTCGTCCGCTTGCCTATGCGGCCGAGGACGACCTCGCCAAGTTCGCGGCGGCGATGGAGTTCCCGATCATCCCCTGCGATCTCTGCGGCTCGCAGGATGGACTTGAGCGCAATGCGATGAAGGCGATGCTTTCCGATATCGAGCGGCGCATGCCGGGCCGCAAGGACACGATGCTGCGCGCGCTCGGCCATGTGAACCCGTCGCATCTGCTCGATCCCAAGCTGTTCGATTTCCAGTCCCTTACACCGGAGCCCAAAGAATGA
- a CDS encoding glutaminase, whose protein sequence is MPEQNAPQDLQAIIDDIHRELSPRFGQGKVADYIPQLARVDAKHFGMAIVTTDGKIYRVGDAEVPFSIQSVSKVFTLTLALGKHGENIWHRVGREPSGSAFNSIVQLEHEGGKPRNPFINAGAITISDLILAGHTPRELIGEIVQFVRYLADDDQIVIDHEVARSETATGYRNFALANFMRSYGRLDHPVDHVLGVYFHHCALAMTCSQLAKAGLFLAAGGSNPLTGHNVVSRQRARRINALMLTCGHYDGSGDFAYRVGLPGKSGVGGGILAVAPGKASVAVWSPGLNENGNSLLGSLALEMLAARTGWSVFGS, encoded by the coding sequence ATGCCTGAGCAGAACGCTCCGCAAGACCTGCAGGCGATCATCGACGATATCCACCGGGAACTGAGCCCAAGGTTCGGCCAAGGCAAGGTCGCCGACTACATTCCGCAGCTCGCGCGGGTCGATGCCAAGCATTTCGGCATGGCGATCGTCACCACCGACGGCAAGATCTATCGGGTTGGCGATGCCGAGGTGCCGTTTTCGATCCAGAGCGTCTCGAAGGTGTTCACGCTGACGCTGGCGCTCGGCAAACACGGCGAGAACATCTGGCACCGGGTCGGTCGCGAACCGTCCGGCTCCGCGTTCAATTCGATCGTGCAGCTCGAGCATGAGGGCGGCAAGCCGCGCAATCCCTTCATCAATGCCGGTGCGATCACCATCAGCGACCTGATCCTCGCAGGCCATACGCCGCGCGAACTGATCGGCGAAATCGTGCAGTTCGTCCGCTATCTTGCCGACGACGACCAGATCGTCATCGACCACGAGGTTGCGCGTTCGGAGACGGCCACCGGCTACCGCAACTTCGCGCTCGCAAACTTCATGCGCTCCTATGGCCGGCTCGACCATCCTGTCGACCATGTGCTCGGCGTCTACTTCCATCATTGCGCCCTGGCGATGACCTGCAGCCAGCTGGCGAAAGCCGGCCTGTTTCTGGCCGCAGGCGGCAGTAACCCGCTGACGGGCCACAACGTGGTCTCGCGCCAGCGGGCGCGGCGCATCAACGCGCTGATGCTGACCTGCGGCCACTATGACGGCTCGGGCGATTTCGCCTATCGCGTCGGCCTGCCTGGAAAGAGCGGCGTCGGCGGCGGCATTCTGGCGGTTGCTCCGGGCAAGGCGTCGGTCGCCGTCTGGTCGCCGGGTCTCAACGAGAACGGCAATTCGCTGCTCGGTTCGCTGGCGCTCGAAATGTTGGCAGCACGCACCGGCTGGTCGGTGTTCGGGTCGTAA
- the rpsD gene encoding 30S ribosomal protein S4 produces MSKRESSKYKIDRRMGENIWGRPKSPVNRREYGPGQHGQRRKSKLSDFGVQLRAKQKLKGYYGDIREKQFRAIFAEASRRKGDTPENLIGLLESRLDAIVYRAKFVPTVFAARQFVNHGHVKVNGVRVNIGSYRCKPGDVIEVKEKSKQLVTVLESVSLAERDVPDYIEVDHNKMVATYVRVPVLSDVPYAVVMEPHLVVEFYSR; encoded by the coding sequence ATGAGCAAGCGCGAATCGTCCAAGTACAAAATTGACCGCCGTATGGGCGAAAACATCTGGGGCCGTCCGAAGTCCCCGGTTAATCGCCGCGAATACGGCCCGGGCCAGCACGGTCAGCGCCGCAAGTCCAAGCTTTCGGACTTCGGTGTACAGCTGCGCGCCAAGCAGAAGCTCAAGGGCTACTACGGCGACATCCGCGAGAAGCAGTTCCGCGCGATCTTCGCTGAAGCTTCCCGCCGCAAGGGCGACACCCCGGAGAACCTGATCGGCCTGCTCGAATCGCGCCTCGACGCGATCGTCTACCGCGCCAAGTTCGTTCCGACGGTCTTCGCCGCCCGTCAGTTCGTCAACCACGGCCACGTCAAGGTCAACGGTGTTCGCGTCAACATCGGTTCCTACCGTTGCAAGCCGGGCGACGTCATCGAAGTCAAGGAAAAGTCCAAGCAGCTCGTGACCGTTCTCGAATCGGTTTCGCTCGCTGAACGCGACGTTCCTGATTACATCGAAGTCGACCACAACAAGATGGTTGCGACCTACGTCCGCGTTCCGGTTCTCTCCGACGTTCCTTACGCCGTCGTCATGGAACCGCACCTGGTCGTCGAATTCTATTCGCGTTAA